From the Malus domestica chromosome 17, GDT2T_hap1 genome, one window contains:
- the LOC103425919 gene encoding photosystem II repair protein PSB27-H1, chloroplastic yields MASPTLLTPTSKLKSLPPIKSTKSTATATIPQPRRREFLSFVAAAAAATLSSPAWLFPLTPAAFAASDEEYVKETEEVINKVKTTINMDRNDPNVASAVAELRETSNSWVAKYRREKTLLGRVSFRDIYSAINAVSGHYVSFGPTAPLPAKRKARILEEVETAEKALLRGR; encoded by the coding sequence ATGGCCTCACCAACACTCCTAACTCCCACCTCTAAACTCAAATCTCTTCCACCAATCAAGTCCACCAAatccaccgccaccgccacaATCCCACAACCTCGACGCCGCGAATTCTTATCGTTCGTGGCGGCAGCAGCTGCAGCAACTCTGTCCTCGCCAGCATGGCTCTTCCCGCTCACACCAGCTGCATTTGCCGCTTCGGACGAGGAGTACGTAAAAGAAACGGAGGAGGTGATAAACAAGGTCAAAACCACCATTAACATGGATAGGAACGACCCCAATGTGGCTTCTGCAGTGGCGGAGCTCAGAGAAACATCAAACTCATGGGTGGCCAAGTACAGGAGGGAGAAGACTCTGCTCggtagggtttcttttagggaCATTTACTCCGCAATCAATGCAGTTTCAGGGCATTATGTCAGTTTTGGACCGACTGCTCCGCTTCCTGCAAAGAGAAAGGCGAGGATTTTGGAAGAGGTGGAAACTGCAGAGAAGGCATTGTTGAGGGGCAGATAA